In Microbacterium binotii, one DNA window encodes the following:
- a CDS encoding sigma-70 family RNA polymerase sigma factor: MDDTSSAVDTRSQFEEQALPFMDQLYAAAMRMTRNPSDAADLVQETFVKAFSSWATFTQGTNLKAWLYRILTNTYINVYRKKQREPYQGAIDDLEDWQLGGAESTTATSTRSAEAEAIDHMPASIVKEALQSIPEDFRLAVYLADVEGFAYQEIADIMKTPIGTVMSRLHRGRRMLRDLLADYAKERGIAPSAPRSKK, from the coding sequence ATGGACGACACCAGCTCTGCCGTGGACACCCGCTCCCAGTTCGAGGAGCAGGCGTTGCCGTTCATGGATCAGCTGTACGCGGCGGCGATGCGCATGACGCGCAACCCCTCTGACGCAGCGGATCTCGTGCAGGAGACCTTCGTCAAGGCGTTCTCCTCGTGGGCGACTTTCACGCAGGGCACGAACCTCAAGGCGTGGCTCTATCGCATCCTGACGAACACGTACATCAACGTGTATCGCAAGAAGCAGCGCGAGCCCTATCAGGGCGCCATCGACGACCTCGAGGACTGGCAGCTCGGCGGCGCGGAGTCGACCACCGCCACCAGCACCCGCTCCGCCGAGGCGGAGGCGATCGATCACATGCCCGCGTCGATCGTGAAGGAAGCGCTGCAATCGATCCCCGAGGACTTCCGGCTGGCGGTGTACCTCGCAGACGTCGAAGGCTTCGCCTACCAGGAGATCGCCGACATCATGAAGACCCCCATCGGCACGGTCATGAGCCGCCTGCACCGAGGCCGGCGCATGCTTCGTGACCTGCTCGCCGACTACGCGAAGGAACGGGGCATCGCCCCGTCTGCACCCAGGAGCAAGAAATGA
- the rsgA gene encoding ribosome small subunit-dependent GTPase A codes for MSWLPPDDDEDDLAYDESAFRARPNPKANRPRTKRRPAHADARIARVLGVDRGRYQVLVDEDEPTEREIVATRARELRRTPIVTGDRARVVGDVSGAEGTLSRIVGIEDRTTLLRRSADDTDQVERVVVANADQMLVVVAAADPEPRARLVDRYLIAALDAGIRPLLVVTKTDLADPATFLSHFDGIDIEVFTSARGEMPVERIGAALIGHSTVFVGHSGVGKSTLVNALVPGAGRATGHVNEVTGRGRHTSSSTVSLRYRGEEGSGWVIDTPGVRSFGLGHVDPANILRAFTDLALVAEDCPRGCTHLPDAPDCAIIAAVAEGKLGPSGPARLDSLQRLLTTFGGR; via the coding sequence GTGAGCTGGCTGCCCCCGGACGACGACGAGGACGACCTCGCCTACGACGAATCCGCCTTCCGCGCACGGCCGAACCCCAAAGCGAACAGGCCGCGCACGAAGCGCAGACCGGCCCACGCCGACGCACGCATCGCGCGCGTCCTCGGCGTGGACCGGGGACGTTACCAGGTGCTCGTCGACGAGGACGAGCCCACCGAGCGCGAGATCGTGGCGACTCGTGCGCGGGAGCTGCGGCGCACCCCGATCGTGACGGGCGATCGTGCACGAGTGGTCGGCGATGTGAGCGGCGCCGAGGGGACGCTCTCGCGCATCGTGGGCATCGAGGATCGCACCACCCTCCTCCGGCGCAGCGCCGACGACACCGACCAAGTGGAACGCGTCGTGGTCGCCAACGCCGATCAGATGCTCGTCGTCGTGGCCGCCGCCGACCCCGAGCCTCGTGCGCGCCTGGTCGATCGCTATCTGATCGCCGCCCTCGACGCCGGGATCCGGCCGCTTCTCGTGGTGACCAAGACCGACCTCGCCGACCCGGCGACGTTCCTGTCCCACTTCGACGGCATCGACATCGAGGTCTTCACGAGCGCGCGCGGCGAGATGCCCGTCGAGCGCATCGGTGCGGCGCTGATCGGACACTCCACCGTGTTCGTCGGCCATTCCGGCGTGGGCAAGTCGACGCTGGTGAATGCGCTCGTACCGGGCGCGGGGCGTGCGACCGGCCATGTCAACGAGGTCACCGGCCGCGGGCGCCACACCTCGAGTTCGACGGTGTCGCTGCGGTACCGGGGCGAGGAAGGCTCGGGCTGGGTCATCGACACTCCGGGTGTGCGTTCCTTCGGCCTCGGCCACGTGGACCCGGCGAACATCCTGCGCGCCTTCACCGACCTGGCCCTCGTCGCCGAGGACTGCCCCCGAGGCTGCACCCACCTGCCCGACGCCCCGGACTGCGCCATCATCGCGGCGGTCGCCGAGGGGAAGCTGGGCCCGAGCGGTCCGGCACGCTTGGACTCCTTGCAGCGGCTGCTCACCACGTTCGGGGGCCGCTGA
- the aroA gene encoding 3-phosphoshikimate 1-carboxyvinyltransferase → MSDERYSPDLAGWAAPSASAAVRAVVHVPGSKSLTNRELVLAALADGPGILRAPLHSDDSARMLDALTALGVGIERIEGSGPFGDDLRITPATAAPADVVVDCGQAGTVMRFVTPLAGFARGDVTVTAHESALHRPMGEMIRTLREVGVDIDDAGTWSLPFLVRGRGHVRGGEVTIDASASSQFVSGLLLSAARFDVGLHLRHEGARLPSIPHIDMTVESLAHRGVHVERPAPGEWIVPPGPIRAKDIAIEPDLSNAAPFLAAALITGGEVTVGGWPAHSTQPGAQLPELLAAFGARSSRRHGDLTVAGGDTITGVDLDLSAVGELAPTLVGLALLADAPSSFVGIGHLRGHETDRLAALVHNVRALGGEAEELEDGIRVAPRPLSGGLWRAFHDHRMATTGALIGLAVPGVVVDDIGTTAKTMPEFPELWQRMLADTESAG, encoded by the coding sequence ATGAGCGACGAGCGCTATTCCCCCGATCTCGCCGGCTGGGCCGCGCCGAGCGCGTCCGCGGCGGTGCGGGCGGTCGTCCACGTGCCCGGCTCCAAGTCGCTGACCAACCGCGAACTGGTTCTCGCAGCACTGGCGGACGGCCCCGGCATCCTGCGCGCGCCGTTGCACTCCGACGACTCGGCGCGGATGTTGGACGCCCTCACGGCCCTCGGTGTGGGTATCGAGCGGATCGAGGGATCGGGTCCCTTCGGCGACGACCTGAGGATCACGCCCGCGACCGCCGCCCCCGCCGACGTCGTCGTGGACTGCGGGCAGGCCGGCACCGTCATGCGCTTCGTGACGCCGCTGGCCGGCTTCGCCCGGGGCGACGTGACCGTCACGGCCCATGAGAGCGCGTTGCATCGCCCGATGGGCGAGATGATCCGGACACTTCGCGAGGTCGGTGTCGACATCGACGACGCCGGTACGTGGTCCCTCCCCTTTCTCGTCCGTGGGCGCGGGCATGTGCGCGGCGGCGAGGTGACGATCGACGCGAGCGCGTCGAGCCAGTTCGTCTCCGGCCTGCTGCTGTCGGCGGCGCGCTTCGACGTAGGACTCCACCTGCGCCATGAGGGGGCGCGCCTGCCCTCGATCCCGCACATCGACATGACCGTGGAGTCCCTCGCACATCGCGGCGTGCACGTGGAGCGCCCGGCTCCAGGCGAGTGGATCGTCCCGCCCGGACCGATCCGCGCGAAGGACATCGCGATCGAGCCGGACCTCTCCAACGCGGCCCCGTTCCTCGCGGCCGCGCTGATCACCGGCGGCGAGGTCACCGTCGGCGGATGGCCCGCGCATTCGACGCAGCCGGGCGCTCAGCTGCCCGAGCTGCTGGCCGCGTTCGGGGCGCGAAGCAGCCGCCGTCACGGAGACCTGACGGTCGCCGGAGGCGACACCATCACCGGTGTCGATCTCGATCTCTCGGCCGTGGGAGAGCTCGCACCCACGCTGGTGGGACTCGCCTTGCTGGCTGATGCCCCATCCAGCTTCGTGGGCATCGGCCACCTGCGCGGCCACGAGACCGACCGCCTCGCGGCGCTCGTGCACAACGTCCGCGCTCTGGGAGGCGAGGCCGAAGAGCTCGAAGACGGCATCCGCGTCGCGCCCCGGCCCCTCTCCGGAGGGCTCTGGCGCGCGTTCCACGATCACCGCATGGCCACCACCGGCGCATTGATCGGGCTGGCCGTTCCGGGAGTCGTCGTCGACGACATCGGCACGACGGCCAAGACCATGCCGGAGTTCCCCGAACTGTGGCAGCGCATGCTCGCGGACACGGAGTCCGCCGGGTGA
- a CDS encoding helix-turn-helix domain-containing protein, which produces MPDTTPPEGRLLAPASVAEALSVSVEEVIALVMEGRLRGIRIGESRQWRIEEASVSDYLDDEAEDARRMALWRQSNAASFPELWGHGRVRNPD; this is translated from the coding sequence ATGCCCGACACGACCCCGCCCGAGGGCCGCCTCCTCGCCCCGGCGTCCGTCGCCGAGGCGCTGTCGGTGTCGGTCGAGGAGGTCATCGCACTCGTCATGGAAGGACGGCTGCGCGGCATCCGGATCGGTGAGAGCCGCCAGTGGCGCATCGAAGAGGCCAGCGTGTCGGACTACCTCGACGATGAAGCCGAGGACGCCCGTCGGATGGCGCTGTGGCGGCAGTCCAACGCCGCCAGCTTCCCGGAGCTGTGGGGGCATGGCCGGGTGCGCAACCCCGACTGA
- a CDS encoding AAA family ATPase: MISRAILVLPQPVAIALREQLLLEGAVEVAIYPPERFTATVASGHGPDAELDALLASADTLVLAARVDQLTARTVALADARGVRVLPLGDDAAAARLAAAFGLSSPISATGSARDAAAALTAASASPVTTRPAAAGPRLVVVWGPHGAPGRSTIAVGLAAELARGGRHVALVDADAHAPSLAMALGLPDEGPGFAVACRQAESDALDDVELQRISVALGGADVDVLTGINRPSRWPELSEKRVRAALAACAGWAEHTVVDVAASLERDEEIVSDVIAGPRRNAATLAALAAADHIVAVLAADPVSVARFLRSVGELRAIVGSTPLTVVVNRFRRGGVGIDARGQLRRTLERYADIREMWFVPEDRRAADAAMLAARPAAEVAARSAMVSAIRRIVGEALLPPMPVATTRRERRGDRSPHERLAASA; this comes from the coding sequence GTGATCTCCCGTGCGATCCTCGTCCTCCCGCAGCCTGTGGCCATCGCCCTACGGGAGCAACTTCTGCTGGAGGGCGCCGTCGAGGTGGCGATCTATCCTCCGGAGAGATTCACGGCCACGGTGGCATCCGGTCACGGACCGGATGCGGAACTGGACGCGCTCCTCGCCTCCGCCGACACTCTGGTGCTCGCCGCGCGCGTCGATCAGCTGACGGCCCGCACCGTCGCTCTCGCAGACGCCCGAGGTGTGCGCGTCCTGCCGCTCGGCGATGACGCGGCCGCCGCTCGTCTGGCCGCAGCCTTCGGGCTCTCGTCACCCATATCGGCGACCGGCTCGGCGAGGGATGCGGCGGCCGCTCTCACCGCCGCCTCCGCGTCGCCTGTGACCACCCGACCGGCCGCCGCCGGTCCGCGACTGGTCGTCGTCTGGGGGCCGCACGGCGCCCCCGGGAGATCCACCATCGCGGTGGGACTCGCCGCCGAACTCGCCCGGGGCGGCCGTCACGTCGCGCTCGTCGATGCAGACGCCCACGCGCCCTCGCTCGCCATGGCACTCGGCCTTCCGGACGAGGGGCCCGGATTCGCGGTCGCCTGTCGCCAAGCCGAGTCGGATGCGCTGGACGACGTCGAGCTCCAGCGCATCTCGGTGGCTCTCGGAGGCGCCGATGTGGACGTGCTCACCGGAATCAACCGCCCGTCGAGGTGGCCGGAGCTCAGCGAGAAGCGCGTGCGCGCCGCACTCGCCGCCTGCGCCGGATGGGCCGAGCACACCGTGGTGGACGTCGCCGCATCCCTGGAGCGGGACGAGGAGATCGTCAGCGACGTGATCGCCGGCCCCCGTCGGAACGCCGCGACACTGGCCGCGCTCGCGGCCGCGGACCACATCGTGGCGGTTCTCGCCGCCGACCCCGTCTCCGTCGCGCGTTTCCTGCGATCGGTGGGGGAGCTGCGAGCGATCGTCGGATCGACGCCGCTGACGGTCGTCGTGAACCGGTTCCGTCGCGGCGGGGTCGGCATCGATGCACGCGGACAGCTCCGCCGCACGCTGGAGCGCTACGCGGACATCCGCGAGATGTGGTTCGTTCCCGAGGACCGCAGAGCGGCGGATGCGGCGATGCTGGCCGCGCGGCCCGCCGCCGAGGTGGCAGCCAGATCAGCGATGGTCTCGGCCATCCGACGCATCGTCGGGGAGGCGCTGCTGCCGCCGATGCCGGTCGCGACCACTCGACGCGAACGCCGCGGTGATCGGAGTCCGCACGAGCGACTGGCCGCCTCCGCTTAG
- a CDS encoding SAF domain-containing protein translates to MTAQATPRQRPRALWADARFVIGVVLVLVSIAGVWFVVASARQTVPVYAATRTLVPGESIAPSELRVVDVALGSLEAAYASGDTLPPDAVATRTIPAGELIPAASVGSASEVRTTTLVVPSSTAIPASVDVGTPVEVWAAPLDGDGVRQAPRILVADAAVAALPSSDSVMATTAPSVELIVPRESVADVLAALAGEATLSVVPAQGVS, encoded by the coding sequence ATGACAGCTCAGGCCACGCCCCGCCAGCGTCCCCGCGCGTTGTGGGCGGACGCACGTTTCGTGATCGGCGTCGTGCTCGTCCTCGTCTCGATCGCCGGCGTGTGGTTCGTCGTCGCATCGGCGCGGCAGACGGTTCCCGTCTACGCGGCGACGCGGACGCTCGTGCCGGGCGAGAGCATCGCACCGTCGGAACTGCGCGTCGTCGACGTCGCGCTGGGTTCGCTCGAGGCTGCCTACGCGTCGGGCGACACGCTGCCCCCCGACGCCGTGGCGACGCGCACCATCCCCGCCGGCGAACTCATCCCCGCGGCATCCGTGGGTTCCGCCTCCGAGGTGCGCACCACCACGCTCGTCGTTCCCAGCAGCACCGCCATTCCCGCCTCCGTCGACGTCGGGACCCCGGTGGAGGTGTGGGCCGCGCCGCTCGACGGCGACGGTGTCCGCCAGGCTCCCCGCATCCTGGTCGCCGATGCGGCGGTCGCCGCCCTTCCGAGCAGCGACTCGGTGATGGCGACCACGGCGCCCTCTGTCGAGCTCATCGTCCCCCGAGAGTCCGTGGCGGACGTGCTCGCGGCGCTGGCAGGTGAGGCGACACTGTCGGTGGTCCCCGCGCAGGGGGTCTCGTGA
- a CDS encoding histidine kinase has protein sequence MRNDLLSLVAGGLVVLEGVALAGLAIWQLIALAQGDTASEATAIALIVLTLLGAALVVGFGISAARGRSAGRSGGIVVQLLVLAVAIGAVTGTYGHPLNGLQLGVPALIVLVLLISAARRAAQRARRED, from the coding sequence ATGCGCAACGACCTGCTGAGCCTGGTTGCGGGCGGACTCGTCGTTCTGGAGGGCGTCGCACTCGCGGGGCTCGCGATCTGGCAGCTCATCGCGCTGGCGCAAGGTGACACCGCATCCGAGGCGACGGCGATCGCCCTGATCGTGCTGACGCTTCTCGGCGCCGCGCTCGTCGTCGGGTTCGGCATCTCGGCGGCACGGGGCAGGTCGGCCGGACGCTCGGGCGGCATCGTGGTCCAACTGCTGGTGCTCGCCGTCGCAATCGGCGCAGTGACCGGGACGTACGGGCATCCGCTCAACGGTCTTCAACTGGGCGTTCCCGCGTTGATCGTGCTCGTCCTGCTGATCTCGGCGGCGCGCCGGGCGGCTCAGCGCGCCCGGCGCGAGGACTGA
- a CDS encoding sensor histidine kinase translates to MSTLSDLVYAHGFSDPADVEWLHRLAGDGQLLADLAFADIVLWVPTEDDSFIAVAHTRPSGAATLFYRDIVGDRVRPQWRAQVREAFTTGRIVDSASPDWFEETPTRVRAVPVVRARAGADSHARVLGVLTRHTNLGEARTPSRQQITFNDCADDLFGMVATGEFPDVAAPASPRRGAPRASDGLIRIDVDGLTTFASPNALSAFYRMGFEDELEGEPLVEVITQILPEKRQFDESLPVVATGRAPWRVDIEARGVTVALRAIPLRDHGNRIGAIVLCRDVTELRHRDQELITKDATIREIHHRVKNNLQTVASLLRIQARRTHSDEARDALTHATRRVSAIAVVHDTLSEGLTQNVDFDEVFSRVLKLVAEVAAAPTTRARTRKTGSFGTLPSEYATPLALALTELVTNAVEHGLAGQEGEVEIAAERSEDNLEVRVRDTGVGLPEGQVGRGLGTQIVRTLIQGELGGTIDWHTIMGRGTEVTIDIPLRYIDRGEV, encoded by the coding sequence GTGTCGACCCTCAGCGATCTCGTCTACGCGCACGGCTTCTCCGATCCCGCCGATGTGGAGTGGCTGCACCGGCTCGCTGGGGACGGACAGCTCCTCGCGGATCTCGCCTTCGCGGACATCGTGCTGTGGGTGCCCACCGAGGACGACTCGTTCATCGCTGTCGCGCACACGCGTCCCTCCGGCGCGGCGACCCTCTTCTACCGCGACATCGTGGGCGACCGTGTCCGCCCGCAGTGGCGCGCCCAGGTGCGCGAGGCCTTCACGACCGGCCGCATCGTGGATTCCGCGTCGCCGGACTGGTTCGAGGAGACCCCGACGCGCGTGCGCGCCGTGCCCGTCGTCCGAGCTCGGGCGGGAGCTGACTCCCACGCTCGCGTCCTCGGCGTCCTGACGCGCCACACGAACCTCGGGGAGGCCCGCACGCCGTCGCGTCAGCAGATCACCTTCAACGACTGCGCCGACGACCTGTTCGGGATGGTCGCGACGGGCGAGTTCCCCGACGTCGCCGCCCCCGCGTCGCCGCGCCGCGGCGCTCCCCGCGCGTCCGACGGCCTCATCCGGATCGACGTGGACGGACTCACCACGTTCGCGAGCCCCAACGCGCTCTCTGCGTTCTACCGGATGGGCTTCGAGGACGAGCTCGAGGGCGAGCCGCTCGTGGAGGTCATCACGCAGATCCTCCCCGAGAAGCGTCAGTTCGACGAGTCGCTGCCTGTCGTCGCGACCGGCCGCGCGCCATGGCGCGTGGACATCGAAGCCAGGGGCGTCACCGTGGCCCTGCGCGCCATCCCGCTGCGCGACCACGGCAATCGCATCGGCGCGATCGTGCTGTGCCGCGACGTCACAGAGCTCCGCCACCGCGATCAGGAGCTGATTACCAAGGACGCGACGATCCGCGAGATCCACCACCGGGTCAAGAACAACCTGCAGACCGTTGCCTCGCTGCTGCGGATCCAGGCGCGCCGCACGCACTCGGATGAGGCCAGGGATGCGCTCACGCACGCCACGCGGCGCGTGTCGGCGATCGCCGTGGTGCACGACACGCTCTCGGAGGGGCTCACGCAGAACGTCGACTTCGATGAGGTCTTCTCGCGGGTGCTGAAGCTCGTGGCCGAGGTGGCGGCCGCACCCACGACGCGGGCGCGGACCCGCAAGACCGGCTCCTTCGGGACGCTGCCGAGCGAGTACGCGACCCCGCTGGCGCTCGCTCTGACCGAACTCGTCACGAACGCCGTCGAGCACGGTCTCGCCGGGCAGGAGGGCGAGGTGGAGATCGCCGCGGAGCGCTCCGAGGACAACCTGGAGGTCCGGGTCCGCGACACCGGGGTCGGTCTTCCCGAAGGTCAGGTGGGTCGCGGCCTGGGTACGCAGATCGTGCGCACGCTGATCCAGGGCGAGCTGGGCGGCACGATCGATTGGCACACGATCATGGGGCGGGGCACCGAAGTCACGATCGACATCCCCCTGCGCTACATCGACCGCGGCGAGGTCTGA
- a CDS encoding zf-HC2 domain-containing protein codes for MTDCGCEKARRDLEEYLRNEMCHVEHSDIREHLETCAECRDEALVATTLTEVVARACKETAPDKLRDQVLERLRAAQATHH; via the coding sequence ATGACCGACTGCGGCTGCGAGAAGGCCCGGCGCGATCTCGAGGAGTACCTCCGCAACGAGATGTGCCACGTCGAGCACAGCGATATCCGTGAGCACCTCGAGACCTGCGCGGAATGCCGGGACGAGGCGCTCGTCGCCACCACCCTCACCGAGGTCGTGGCGCGCGCGTGCAAGGAGACGGCACCCGACAAGCTCCGCGATCAGGTGCTGGAGCGGCTCCGCGCCGCACAGGCGACTCATCACTGA
- the bcp gene encoding thioredoxin-dependent thiol peroxidase — protein sequence MTQLQPGDTAPDFTLHDQDGNPVSLEEFRGRPVILYFYPAAMTPGCTTQACDFRDSLSSLTAAGYAVLGVSRDSSEKLATFRERDGLTFPLLSDPDHAVHDAYGAWGEKTNYGKTVEGVLRSTFVIDADGRIEHALYNVKATGHVARLRKLLGVDG from the coding sequence ATGACTCAGCTGCAGCCCGGCGACACCGCACCCGACTTCACGCTCCACGACCAGGACGGCAACCCCGTCTCGCTCGAGGAGTTCCGTGGCCGGCCCGTCATCCTCTACTTCTACCCTGCGGCCATGACGCCGGGGTGCACGACCCAGGCGTGCGACTTCCGCGACAGCCTCTCCTCGCTCACGGCCGCCGGTTACGCCGTGCTCGGCGTCTCACGGGACTCGTCCGAGAAGCTCGCGACGTTCCGCGAGCGCGACGGCCTCACCTTCCCCCTGCTGTCCGACCCGGACCACGCGGTGCACGATGCCTACGGCGCGTGGGGCGAGAAGACGAACTACGGAAAGACCGTGGAAGGCGTGCTCCGTTCGACGTTCGTGATCGACGCTGACGGCCGCATCGAGCACGCTCTCTACAACGTCAAGGCCACCGGTCACGTCGCTCGGCTTCGCAAGCTCCTCGGCGTCGACGGCTGA
- a CDS encoding WhiB family transcriptional regulator, whose protein sequence is MDWRDKSACLTVDPELFFPVGNTGPAVDQIEKAKSVCARCTVTEICLQYALETGQDSGVWGGLSEDERRALKRRAARARRAS, encoded by the coding sequence ATGGATTGGCGCGACAAATCAGCCTGCCTGACCGTAGACCCGGAGCTGTTCTTCCCGGTCGGCAACACCGGTCCGGCGGTCGACCAGATCGAGAAGGCCAAGTCCGTGTGCGCTCGTTGCACCGTCACTGAGATCTGCCTGCAGTACGCCCTCGAGACCGGCCAGGACTCGGGCGTGTGGGGAGGCCTCTCCGAGGACGAGCGCCGCGCTCTCAAGCGCCGCGCCGCGCGCGCCCGTCGCGCCTCCTGA
- a CDS encoding bifunctional lysylphosphatidylglycerol flippase/synthetase MprF, with protein sequence MSQADSSRPRRHVITTTQLRRYAVHHPVSLVLAALVLASSAASGSLWGADATAFGSGAAALADGRWWSVVTALVVPDSTIEVLLSVLLALTAFAYAESLLGHLRSAIVFVCGGVLSILLGTLAHAALWGLDDLRPLESNDPVLDPSMGVFAAVLAASALSSALWRRRIRLVALATAVMFALYAGDADSWYRLIAALLGLAAGSLMARRRPRLDWHRSSSREVRALMAVLVAITGLGPLAAVVAGGGRGPFSLVASSFLAFDEHLVDRCEVSYRPVCDHEFALVLTRGVGPVLLALVPLALLIVAALGLRRGRRAGLVLAVCVQGVLAVLALYALLSGELAIEPWADGSGLEYVLWAVASIGVPVASASALIVVRRRFPVRATPHAARTFAATVVVAFLACGAVFVASETLLRQSFDVTPTLTDIVVESWRRFVPPSFLQGIGQPPFPRHGAALWIYQWVGVVFWAIVVVALVRLYRSVRRPEDADARLYRDLLRRGGGTLSFLGTWRGTSYWYSADRACAVAYRLVGDVALAVGDPLAPIGEQERAIRGFVDFCAESGWTAAFYSIHDEALPVFDGMGWKYLSVGEETVLAASEVTLEGKQWQKVRQPVTRAEREGMTAVWTRWADLSAAERSQIREIDEQWVADKALPEMGFTLGTLEEIIDPEVALLLAVDDAGRIQVVTSWMPSWRDGVPSGWTLDFMRRRADGPNGLMEFAIARAAQQAAADGVAELSLSGAPMAVKPDVEAPGDATILSGVLGWLAQTLEPAYGFDSLFRFKRKFHPRYRTIWLAYGDPVDLPRIGTAIGRAYLPDATVRDVLGLLRTARGGDR encoded by the coding sequence GTGTCACAAGCGGACTCGTCGCGCCCCCGGCGCCACGTGATCACGACGACGCAGCTGCGTCGATACGCCGTGCACCATCCGGTCAGCCTCGTCCTCGCTGCGCTCGTTCTGGCCTCCTCCGCCGCCAGCGGCTCTCTGTGGGGCGCGGACGCGACGGCGTTCGGCAGCGGCGCGGCGGCGCTCGCCGACGGCCGATGGTGGTCGGTCGTCACCGCTCTCGTCGTGCCCGACTCGACGATCGAGGTCTTGCTCAGCGTCCTCCTCGCTCTGACGGCGTTCGCCTATGCGGAGTCCTTGCTGGGCCACCTCCGATCGGCGATCGTCTTCGTGTGCGGCGGCGTCCTGTCGATCCTTCTCGGCACACTCGCGCACGCCGCGCTGTGGGGTCTCGACGACCTGCGCCCCCTGGAGTCCAACGACCCCGTTCTCGATCCCTCGATGGGGGTCTTCGCGGCCGTGCTGGCCGCATCCGCTCTCTCCTCGGCGCTCTGGAGACGTCGGATCAGGCTCGTCGCGCTCGCCACGGCCGTCATGTTCGCCCTCTACGCCGGTGACGCCGACTCCTGGTACCGGCTGATCGCGGCCCTGCTGGGCCTCGCGGCGGGATCGCTCATGGCCAGGCGGAGGCCTCGTCTGGACTGGCATCGCTCCTCTTCACGCGAGGTGCGCGCGCTGATGGCTGTGCTCGTCGCGATCACGGGTCTCGGTCCGCTCGCCGCGGTGGTCGCCGGCGGTGGTCGGGGTCCGTTCTCCCTGGTGGCCTCGTCCTTCCTCGCCTTCGACGAGCACCTCGTGGATCGGTGCGAGGTGAGCTACCGGCCCGTGTGCGATCACGAGTTCGCGCTCGTGCTCACCCGCGGGGTCGGACCCGTGCTGCTGGCCCTCGTGCCGCTGGCGCTGCTGATCGTGGCCGCACTGGGTCTTCGGCGTGGACGCCGCGCCGGCCTCGTCCTGGCCGTCTGCGTCCAGGGCGTGCTGGCGGTGCTCGCCCTCTACGCGCTGCTCAGTGGCGAGCTCGCCATCGAGCCGTGGGCGGACGGATCGGGGCTCGAGTACGTGCTGTGGGCCGTCGCCTCGATCGGTGTGCCCGTCGCGAGCGCCTCGGCGTTGATCGTGGTGCGCCGACGGTTCCCGGTCCGCGCGACCCCTCACGCAGCCCGCACCTTCGCGGCGACGGTTGTGGTCGCCTTCCTCGCCTGTGGCGCTGTCTTCGTGGCGAGCGAGACCCTGCTGCGGCAGTCGTTCGATGTGACTCCGACGCTCACGGACATCGTCGTCGAGTCGTGGCGTCGGTTCGTCCCTCCTTCCTTCCTCCAGGGAATCGGCCAGCCGCCGTTCCCGCGTCACGGCGCGGCCCTCTGGATCTACCAGTGGGTCGGCGTCGTGTTCTGGGCGATCGTCGTCGTCGCTTTGGTGCGCCTCTACCGGAGCGTGCGCCGTCCCGAGGATGCGGATGCGCGCCTCTACCGTGATCTGCTGCGTCGCGGTGGCGGGACCCTCTCGTTCCTGGGAACGTGGCGCGGCACCAGCTACTGGTACAGCGCCGACCGCGCCTGTGCCGTCGCATACCGGCTCGTCGGCGACGTCGCTCTTGCCGTCGGAGACCCGCTGGCGCCGATCGGAGAGCAGGAGCGGGCCATCAGGGGCTTCGTCGACTTCTGCGCCGAGTCGGGTTGGACGGCGGCGTTCTACAGCATCCACGACGAGGCTCTGCCGGTCTTCGACGGCATGGGATGGAAGTACCTCTCCGTGGGGGAGGAGACCGTGCTGGCCGCCTCCGAGGTGACGCTCGAGGGCAAGCAGTGGCAGAAGGTGCGTCAGCCGGTCACCCGCGCAGAACGCGAGGGCATGACGGCCGTCTGGACACGGTGGGCCGACCTCAGCGCTGCCGAGCGTTCGCAGATCCGTGAGATCGACGAGCAATGGGTCGCCGACAAGGCACTGCCCGAGATGGGGTTCACCCTGGGCACGTTGGAGGAGATCATCGACCCGGAAGTGGCGCTGCTGCTCGCGGTCGACGACGCCGGCCGCATCCAGGTTGTCACGAGCTGGATGCCGTCTTGGCGCGACGGCGTGCCGAGCGGATGGACACTCGATTTCATGCGACGTCGCGCCGACGGGCCCAACGGGCTGATGGAGTTCGCGATCGCGCGTGCGGCGCAGCAGGCCGCCGCGGACGGTGTGGCGGAGCTCAGCCTCTCCGGGGCTCCGATGGCGGTCAAACCCGACGTCGAAGCTCCCGGTGACGCGACGATCCTCTCGGGGGTGCTGGGCTGGTTGGCCCAGACGCTCGAGCCCGCGTACGGATTCGATTCCCTCTTCCGGTTCAAGCGGAAGTTCCATCCCCGGTATCGCACGATCTGGCTCGCGTACGGCGACCCGGTCGATCTGCCGCGGATCGGGACCGCGATCGGTCGGGCCTACCTGCCCGACGCGACCGTGCGTGATGTGCTGGGGCTGCTGCGCACGGCTCGAGGGGGAGACAGATGA